The stretch of DNA CACCGGTCCATCCAAGCAGGGCGATCGCCAGCGAATCGTACCGAATCCCCTGCCAGAACGCGATGGCCGTGACAACAGCCATCAATGCGAAGGCGAACGGTTGCGAGACCAGATGATAAAAATTGAAGGATGCATAAACCGAGAGATACAGTATGGCGATCCCTGCCCCCAGTATCCCCTGCGAGAAAACAGCCAACCCTTTTTTGTGCCCCACCCTGCCGAGCAGCAGCAATCCGAACCCTAGGGCGCCGCCCATCAGGACTCGCATTGTCTCGGAGATCCAGTTATTGTCGAAAGCGTATTTAAGAAAGAAGCCGACACCGATGATCAGCGCCAATGCACCGATCCGGTTCAGTAGTTTCCCGCCAACCAGTTCCTCCCATTCCTGCTGGGTCCGTGATGGTGCCACCTGAGCTCTGGGCTTCTCCGGGATCGAAGGATGCGGGGCCGCCGCTCGCTGCATAACAGGCGGAGGTGGCAACGGTGACGCCGTTACGGAACTGATTGGTTGTTGTACTGGCCCAAGTGGTGCAACCGGGGCATCACTTACCGGTAAGGGCGAGCCCGAGCGAAGTCGCGCCAACTCCTCCTCTATTCGACGCATCCGCCATTCCAGCAGACGGAACTTGCCGGCAAACACAAACAGCGTGATCGGCACTGCAATCACCAGCCCGATACATAACAGGATAAGAAATGTTGTCATTTTGGTTTGTCTCTGATTTGGAACAGCAAGTCGCCATGAATTGCCGCAGCCGGCCAGTCAGCCAGCTTGAAAGAAGCTATCTCTCCGCCTGATCGTCAGTCAACAAAAAGTGTCCCGGCCAATGAAACGGGTAGTTGTTTCGCATTCACCGGTTAACACCATATCTGCTCAATTCTCACACAAGTTTACTGAGCATGGGCACAATTCCGATTCTGTTGTGGACAGTTCGCTCAATCATTCGCCCCTCCCCCCGATAATATGGACTACATCACCCATAGCCTGGAAAGAGGGGACACCTATGTTCACCGCCCGTAATTCGAAAGTCGTCATTTTGCTTATCTGCATTGCCGCCCTGATCTCGGCCTGCAGCAAGGACAAAACCACCGAGCCGACCGCTGAAGCGAATCCGATTCAGATGGTCGATGTTTCCGCGATCATCGAGCAGGTTGCTCCTCCGGAATACGTTGCTCCTGTCGGTTCACCCTCGACCATCGACTCCGCCTGGTTGTATGGCGATTTCCCGCTTCTGGAAGGCGTATTTGGTTCTCATGAACCGGAAGCGCTGTACACCAACATAAACGACTTCAAGCTTTCCTACGATATTCTCTCGAGTACCCTGCTGGTCGATGAGACCGGCGCGATCATCCTAGGCAGCTATGTCGACTCGCATCTGGTGGAGATGGAGAACGGCGAGATCATGATGCACTTCACGGCTGTCGCTTCGGCCCTGGACGGTCCGACTCCTGTTCCCGCCTCAGCACAGGGCGTGATCGGGACTGAGATCGATGTCGACTATCTTATCACGGTGGACGTGACAGAGATGCCGGGTTCGATCGTCAAGATCGGCTTCACGTTGAACGATACGCTCCAGACGATCGCCCAGTGGGATGAAGGTACCAGCGGCGACGACACTCAGACTCGCCTGGTCTACTCCAGTCTCGATCTGCGTGATTCCACCTTCAGTTTCCGCGGCCAGGGATACTGCCAGCATCCGATCAACGATCAATGGCTCAACGGCGACCGCTTCTGCTGGGCATATATCATCACCTCTCAGGCGAACGCCGATTTCAGCTATCGGATGAGCTATACCTCGGAAAGCACGGACTGGTCATTCCGCTACTGCTTCCTTGGCGGTGGCAATAAAGACACTGAGTTCGCCATGAAGTATCGCCCGTATCAACCGGTTGATGCGACTGTTTGTGATTCAACATGGATGAAAGACCAGGTCTTTGGCCCGAACTACAGCGAAGGTTCCGGTCTGCTCACCGACTACGATGAATTCCTGAACGACGACCTGCTCTTCCCGCGTTCCTATGTTCCGTCGGAGATGATCGACAATCCCTGGGCGGAATAGTGAAACGCTAAAAGACAACCCTGGTGGCATGTCTATCGAAGCTGGACTGCTACCCGGTTTTGACCCTGACGTAAAAAAAGAAAAGCCCCGCTCGCTGCGGGGCTTTTCTTCTGTTTGAATGTACTCGGTACCGGTCAGACTTTGACTGCACTTTGATTCTTCGTCGCGAATTTCCCGTAGGCGCTGTCCTCTTCCTGGATATGATTCACCAGCCAGAGATGCAGGAAATTGAGCAGGGTGTTCGGAGTCACCAGTTCTCCCTTTTCGAGACGCTGCTGAAACTCGACCACCTTTTTCGTCAAGTCATCGTGAAGCTTCTTGTGCGCATCATAGCCGGGATACTTGATCGCCAGCATGAACCCTTCTTCCGCTACGAAATGCTTTTTGGTATAGGACACCAATTCCGTAAGTATTGGGCCAACATGATCGCGGGTACGCCCGGACATCATTACATCATGCAACTTGTTGACCAAACCGACCAGTTGCTGGTGCTGTTGATCCATCGCCGCTACCTGGACAGAAAGTTTGTCGTTCCAGTTGATAAAAGCCATTGGGTACTCCTTCCGTCATTTCACTCTGGGTCGTTGAGATGATTTTCGGAAACTTCCGACGGTTATGGAGTGAGTCAACCCTTGTATCATGAGTATTGTGGACGCCTGTTCATTGCATGAACAAGCAATACTTCAAACTGAATTGCTGATATCCGATCGCCCCCAAAAAGCAGACTAAGCGAAAGGCAGTTTTTCCGCCACGCCCTGAATTGTACAGATCCGGTTATCTCCCAGACAGTGCCGCAAATTCTCCATTTTCAGCCTGGCATCTCCGGTCATCAGGATCAACGGCGTCAGCAACGGTCCACTTGCCTGTTTCGCCATGGCCGAGCGTTGCTCAAACCACTCGAGAGCTTTCAGGGTTGTATCCTCCCACTGGACAATACGCAGCCTGCTGGATTCGATGATTGCGCTCGCGTACTCCGGCGAGGTGAGAAAACTGATCGATGGGTCATCGGCCCAGGGCATAGGGTAGGCTGGTGGCTCATCCCCCTGTCGAAAGATGTCATGGAAGAGGAATTTCCCCCCTGGCTTGAGTACACGCGCAATCTCCCCATAGAACTGGCGTTTTGATTCGATATTCATCTGTACATGCTCCGTCCAGACGACATCAAACGAGTTCTCCGCAAATGGCAAGGCCAGCGCACTCCCCTGCTTATAATCGATCCCCTCTTCCATGCGAACCATCTTTGTGAGATTGGTGGCCACCTCGACATACTCATGCGTCAAGTCGATCCCAGTGACCTTGGCGCCGTATCTGTTTGCCAGGAATCTCGAAGATCCGCCTATTCCACAGCCAACATCGAGTAAATTCATACCCGGCGTCCATTCGATTCGTTCGGCCAGTTCGACAGTCCCTTCCCTCCCTCGAACATGGAATTCATCTACGGGCGCAAGATCCTCCTGCGTCAGTTGATTCAGATCTTTACCATGTTCATTCAGGGCCTGAATGATCAGGGCAAGAGTATCCCCATGCGCATAGTGGTGTTCAACATGGCCTTCGACAGATTTTGAATCAGGCACCATGGTTTTCCCTCGTGGTGTTGACAGACTGGACGGATGATCTCCGTGTGCATGAACTCCAATATAGACGGCTTTTATCTATTTTGAAATAGGTAATTCAGGGAGGGCCCATGCCAGGGAAAAGGACCGAATCGAGTTACCCACAGCCAGACCTCGCAGCCGCGATGAGCATAACGGCCACGGCACAGGCACTTTTCGGCCCACGTGCCGACAATATCTTAATTGACAATCTGGACCTATTTAGTTAATGTTCAATCGGTGCTTCGCACTGCATCAACTGGCCGGCCGAAACCACGTTCCTTTTCTTTAGTCGCGCTCGTGGCTTGGCAGTTTTCTATCGTTGGCGCGGCATCCACACTTCACAATCACTATAGACAAAGGAAGAGGATACCTTATGCTCCGCACACGTCTCACCCTCTCGGTTATCGCTCTGTTCTTGTTGGTTGTTGCCCAGGTTGCGACGGCCGATGTTCCCCGTTCCTTGAGTTATCAGGGGCGCCTCACCGATGCCGGCGGCGTACCGCTTAGCGGCGTCTACAATATCGAATTCAAAATTTCCGATGCCGCCGTGCTCGGCGCACTGCTCTACGCCAGCGGCCCGCAGCCGGTGACGGTCACCAATGGCCTCTTTAGCGTAAACATTGGTGCGCCGCCCATGCCTGCCTTGCCGCTCAATATTTTTGCCGATACGAGCCGATACCTTGGCATCACTGTCGGCGCTGACCCGGAGCAAACTCCGCGAACCAAGCTGACGAGTGTCGCCTATGCGTATCAGGTGCGCACTGTCGATGGCGCCACCGGCGGCGAAGTCAGCGGGACCATCAATACCACGTCCGGGGGAAACCCGCGTGCCTCGCTCATGCCCGGCACCTCACAGATCAGTACTTACGGCAGTGACAATCTGGAGCAAGCCCGCATCTGGGGCGGGACCTGGGGCGAAGTGCTGCTATTCGATTCAGATGGCTCAAACGACCAGACCGCACGACTTGGCTCACAGTCGGGCCTCGTTTCCGACGGCGGTCTGCTCGAGCTGAACAACGACGATGGATCACCAAACATCATCTTGCACGCTGGTTCTACCGGCGACGCGGCGGTAGTCGTGCCTAACTCGTCCATCAGCGCTCTTGAGATCGGGGACGAACCCGGTATCGCCAGCAACACCGGTGCAGCCGCAAATGTAACTGGCGGAGCCGCCAATGTTGCGCTCCGGACGATCATCGCGCCAACCCCGGGGTACGTTGTTGTAATGGCTTCCGGGTCATTTGATTGCACTCACATAACTGGATCGTTTTCACAGAGGTCAGTGTGGGTCACTGAGGTCAACGGCGGTAGTTCAGCGGGGAAGCCAAAGCAGAGTATCGTTATCTCCACCAACGCGCCCTCTGGGAACTACGGCACGCCTTTTTGCGTGCAAGGGACTTTCGCGGTGCCGGCAGGCGTCTCGACATTCTATCTGCGTGGCGACCACGTTGCGGGTGGCGGAATTACCATTATCGATGATGCCGTATTGACACTGATGTTCTTCCCGACCGCATACGGGACAGTCACCGCCTTTTCTCCCGAGAGCAACGACAACGGGCCTGAGATATTCAAATCAGGCGCCGGCGAAGATTTGACCGGCGAGGAGTTCGCATCCAAGCGCCTTGAATACGAGGTGGCGCAGTTGAAAAAGCAACTTGCGGAGATTCGCGCCAAAATGGGCAACACGTCGCAAGCGGATGTGCAGGTAAAGGACTAGTTGCAAAGACATTCGATTGATTTTTGCCCCCGGTTCATGGAGAATCGGGGGCTTTTCTTTGGCGGGCTCATTGGGCTATTGATGGCAATGAAGGCAGCATCTACTTCTGCTCACGCCAAACCTGCATTCACCGGACTAACATCCGGATTCGCTTTAACTGCTGTCGGCCAGGAACACGCTCGCGTCATTTGGGCTTGCACCAGCTACACTAGCAGACTAATTTGAACAGATGCGCGCGTTCATCAGGTCACTCGTTGTCTCTATCTTCGCACTTCTTCTATTCCTAGTCTTGGCGGCGCCAGTTGGTAAGAACAAGAAGCTTACGCCCGTCACTTTTGATCTTGAGCTCGAGCCAGCCTACGTTGCCAAAGAAGGAGAGCACATCCGCGAAGGTTTTGCGTCCTCTGATGGATCGAAATTTCTTCTGACCATCGGTCTAAAGAAAAAGACGATCGTCATTGACCAGGATGGCCTCGTCCGCGAATGGGATGCGACCATGATGGCTATCGCGGACAAATACATGAATAAATTGGCATATGTCGGGATCAAAGATCGGGAAATGTATGCTGTCATTGATACCTTGGTAATGGGACCATATGACTATATCCCCAATCTGGGTCAGATCTTCTCCGGTATAATCTTCAGTGACGATGGCGCCCATTGGATGTTCCGCGCCAGACATGATGAAGAAGCTGCCGTCATTCTCGATGGCATGGAGGTGGCACACGGTTCAGACTTCGGAACCTTTCCTCCCTATCTTTGTCGTGACGGTAGACACTGGGCAGTGGATATCCGATTGGGTGACAAGTCGGCCTACGTAGTCAATGGAGTACTTGGCCGCCCGTACAAGATAGTACTGCCGGTAGGCGCACTCTCCGACAGTTGTCAATTCGCGTACGTTGGAGTGGAAGCTGACTCGCTCAGGTGGGTCATCCATGGAGCAGACTTCTGGGGTCCGTTCGCCGAAATCTCACAAATCGGCATTGCGCCGCGCACCAATGATGTAGTGTTTCTCGCAAAATTGACCAAGTCGGCACCTTCGAGGGTTTATAAGAACGGCGCTCTGCTCTTTGACCTGCCGGAAGTCGTTTCCGCCAGCTACTCCAGTTCAGGAGTGCTAGGGATCATGTATCGAAATGACTCCGGCATGATCAAGGGGATGCTTGACACCCTCATCATTCCACCGGCCGACAGTCTCAGAGGTTCTTGGTTCGACAGTACCGCGCACAACTACGGATACGTACGGTACAGTCTCACTAAGAAAGGTAAGCGACCAAAGCAATATGATGTTCAGTTGATGTTCAATGGTCTGCCATATAGTGGCAAGTATTCGGATATTGGCGAGGTCTGGATCTCACAGGAAGGTTCACACGTTGCCTTCAATGCCTATGACAAATCTGGCCGACAATTCCTGGTTGTTGACTCTTCGACCTTCGGGCCGATTGATGATGTAACAGGCTTCTATTACTCCAGAGATGACCAGCAGTATGCCGCGTTCATTGCCGATGGGGACGGCAAGCATATAGTACACCAGGGATGGCTGAGTCCCGGCTTTAACGAGATATATCCGTTCCCGTTGTTTGACACACTTCGCGATGTAAGCGTCTATTTTGCCCTGAAAGACCGTGCCTGGAATCTCATGACGGGAGACTCAACACTTCTCAGTTTCAGCCGGATGTTCTGGTTCCCCCCCGCTTTTGACAGCCTTGGGGTACTGCGCGGATATGGATGTCGTGCAGACACGGTATATAGGTTCACACTCCGCCCCCCGACCGATTCTCTCACAAAAGATTCTCTTTAGACATACAAAAACCCCCGGCTCTTGCGAACCGGGGGTTTCTATATTCAGTACGCTGTCTTTCGACTTAGTACATGTCGCCCATGCCGCCACCCGGCATCTGCGGCATTCCGCCACCCTTCTTCTCTTCCGGCTTGTCAGCGATGACAGCTTCGGTCGTCAGAAGGAGACCGGCGATCGACGCGGCGTTTTCGAGCGCCGTGCGAGTCACCTTGGTCGGATCGATCACGCCAGCCTTCATCAGGTCTTCGAACGAATCCGTATCGGCATTGTAACCGAACGCATCCTTTTCAGCCATGACGCGGTTCAGGACCACAGAGCCCTCAACACCGGCATTGATAGCGATCTGGCGAAGCGGCTCTTCGATAGCGCGACGGATGATCTTCACACCAACCATCTCTTCATCGGTCGCCTTGACGGAATCGAGCGCCTTGATAGTGCGCAGCAGAGCCACGCCGCCACCCGGGACGATACCTTCTTCGACAGCGGCGCGAGTCGCGTGGAGCGCGTCCTCGACACGAGCCTTCTTCTCTTTCATTTCGGTTTCGGTCGCAGCGCCGACATTGATGACTGCCACACCGCCGGCCAGCTTGGCCAGACGTTCCTGCAGTTTCTCGCGGTCGTAATCGGAAGTGGTATCTTCGATCTGCTTGCGGATCTGGCCGATACGAGCCTTGATATCTTCCTTCTTGCCGTTACCCTCGACGATCGTGGTGTTATCCTTGTCGATCGTTATCTTCTTGGCGCGGCCAAGGTCGGTCATCACGGCGTTCTCGAGCTTAAAGCCGAGTTCTTCGGAGATGACGCGGCCACCGGTCAGGGTAGCGATATCTTCGAGCATCGCTTTGCGGCGATCACCAAAGCCCGGCGCCTTAACGGCGGCGACCTTCAGGGTGCCACGCAGCTTGTTGACAACCAACGTTGCCAGCGCTTCGCCTTCGATATCTTCGGCGATGATCAGCAACTGACGGCCGGACTGGGCAACTTTCTCCAGTACCGGGAGAAGATCCTTCATGGAGGCGATCTTCTTGTCGTGGATCAGGATCAACGCGTCTTCCATGATGGTTTCCATTGAATCGGGGTCGGTCACGAAATACGGTGACACGTAACCGCGATCGAACTGCATCCCCTCGACCACTTCGAGCTTGGTCTCGGCGGACTTGGACTCTTCAACCGTAATGACGCCATCTTTGCCGACTTTTTCCATCGCTTCAGCGATCAAGTCGCCGATATGGCGATCGTTGTTGGCGGAAATGGTGCCGACATTCGAGATCTCCTGACGGCCGGAAACCGGCTTGGACATCTTCTTGATCTCGTTGGTCACGGCGGTGACGGCGATATCAATACCGCGCTTGATGGACATCGGGTTGTAGCCGGCGGTCACCGACTTGAGACCCTCGCGGAAAATAGCCTGGGCGATCAGGGTTGCGGTGGTCGTACCGTCACCGGCAACATCGGAGGTCTTCGAAGCAACCTCACGCACCATCTGGGCGCCCATATTCTCAAAATGATCTTCCAGCTCGATCTCTTTCGCCACGGTCACACCGTCTTTGGTGATGGTCGGGGAGCCGAACTTTTTCTCGATCGCGACATTACGGCCGCGGGGACCCAGGGTCACCTTGACGGCATCAGCCAGCTTATCCACGCCCTGTTTCAGGCGGGTGCGGGCATTAGTATCGTATTCTATCTGCTTTGCCATGATATCTTAAACTCCTTACAGGTTTGCCGACTCGGTTACGACTTCTGAATGACTGCGAAAATATCGGATTCGCGCATGATCAAATACTCTTCACCATTGACCGTCACTTCGGTCCCTGAGTACTTGCCATACAAAACGCGATCACCCTTCTTCACTTCGAGCGGCGTACGCTTTCCCTCGTCGGAGGTACGACCCGGGCCAACTTCGATGATCTCGCCTTCCATCGGCTTCTCTTTCGCGGTATCGGGGATAATGATACCACCGCGCTTGGTTTCCTGCTCCTGAAACGGTCTGACCACTACACGGTCAGCGAGCGGATGAATCTGCATGGTTGAATCTCCTCTAATTAGTTAAACCAATCTGTTTACGTTAGTTGTGTCGTTTCCAAATCATTGTTAGCACTCATGTCAATCGAGTGCTAACAATGTCAAGGATAACGATTAAACGCGGCTTCTGTCAATATGGTTTCAGCCAATTTGTGATTTTTTTCGCCTAATCGGGAAGGAAACGGACATTGCGGTAGTACAATGAGTTACAGGACAGCTTGAAATTCTGATTTTTGGGCCATTTGACGAAAAAAAGACAACAAACTGACAATTGGGCCGTATTAATCGGAAAACCGGGCCGAATAGGCTAACAGGAGATGAGGTGAATCATGCTACGGAACGTTCTTATTAAAGGTCTGACACTCGCAATTCTGGCAATTATCATATCGAGCGCTGGTGTATCGGCGCAGACCAATTTCATGGGCGGGCTGCATTTCAACGCCGGCTTCCCCCAGGGTGATTTCAAAGAGCAGCTCGACCGTAACGCATACGGTGCCGGAGCGCAGTTCTTCTATTCCCCGAGCCGTTCCCCGTTTGCGATTGGTGTTGAACTTGGCGTAAAAAACTACGGGAATGAATCCCGCCGCGAGCCATTTTCAACCACTATTCCGGATGTCACGGTCAAAGTCGAGACCTCCAATAACATGGTCGATGGTTTCCTGATCTTCCGTGGCCAGGTGCCGAACGGCCCGATCCGTCCGTATGTCGACGGTCTGGTTGGATTCAATTATCTCTTTACTGAGACCAAGATCTCCGATGCCAGCGATGGCGACGAAGTTGCCAAGTCGACCAATCAGGATGACGCTGTTTTTGCGTACGGTGCGGGTGGCGGTCTGATGGTTCAGCTCTACGATGGCGGCAATCGCGAAGGAAAGAAGCCATTCCAGATTCTGCTGGATGCCGGCCTGCGCTATGTCATTGGTGGCGAAGCGCAGTATCTTAAAGAAGGTTCCATCCGTCGCGAAGACGGTAATGTGACGTACGATCTGATCGAGTCAAAGACAGATATGTTGCGTCTGCATGTAGGTATTGTCGGAAGATTCTGATTCTTGTCTTGGAGCGAGAAAAAGAGAACGGCGCCCTTCGGCGCCGTTTTTGTTTTACCAATTTGCTTAGTACGATGGTCAATGAATTACGGGCATGTCGATAGTACGGGCCGATTCTCGGTCTGTGTCAGGTAGGCAATGAGAATCGAGAGGTCAGACAGATCGACATTCAGCGAACCGTCAACATCAGACTCAATAGAGCAGTCCGTTGGCGGCATCACCCCCGCCACAAGGAAAGAAACCATCGAGGAGAGGTCGCTTAAGTCGACTTGGTCCGCGGCATCCCCGTCCACATTGCCTCGAGTCCCGATGCAACAGTAGTTCGGCGTCGCCGCATACGAGATCTCGGTATTGTCCACAGTCGTGAATTCGCCGATTACAAGGAGTTGACCATCTCTCACCAATATTTGTCGCGCCGCCTGGCCCTCGAGTTCACCAATTCTCGACCAAGTAGAATTGGAGAACTGCCAGATACCCCTCTCAGAGGCCCAGTAAGTGGAGATGATCTTATTCTGAAATTCAACCATCGACCCGATTCCGCCCCACCGATCGCGGGGAAGATTGAGATTCATATCCGTCCAATTACTGCCGTCCCATTTGGCTATTGAAGTAAGCTCTGTTGCGCCGCTTAGTTTGAAGAGCCCGGAGACGTACAGCTCCCCTTGATATTCAAGGAAATTGGTTCCGGATGAGTTTGTTTGCGCGTTGCCAACCGGAGTCTGTCCGTCCTCTCCCAAAACTGGCGCACAGGTTGTCCCGTCAAAGCGATAGACTCTCGGGAAGTTTTCCTGTACCGAACCATGGGAACCAATAACTGAGATGAACAATTGGTCCTGATATGTGGCCGCATCCGCCGCAATGCCGCTCAATTCTGTTGGAATCCCGATAAGATTGTTTCCGTCAACTCTTGCCAGATAAAAGTCTTCGGCCGTCTGCCGTGTCCTGAAAAGTCCAACGAGATAGAGTGTGTCCCGCAGGACCGCATACCCACCCAAACTATGGATATCCCACATTGTCGTGTCTATGGCGGATTCCCAACCCGATCCAGTCCATATCCTCCAGCCCCACCAATCGCCTGTCTCCTCATCTCTTACATAGAGTCCCCCGGAATAGACCTCTCCGTGGTAGCTCATAAGATCCATATCCTCGGGCTGAAAAAGCAGGGGGCCGACCGGTTCAAGGGTTAACCCACTCCATTTCATGATCTGACCGAAATCTCCGTCACGTACCACAACCCAAAACTCCGAGCCATGCTGAACCGCCGAGAACATCGGAAGATCGGACCCTTCGACATCCATCCATCGAGACGCCGTGGACGGGCCGGCTATCACGGGAATTGAAGATAGGCCGACTGACGCCAGCCAAAACAACACCAGCACCAGAATTCTCTTCATAGGATCTCTCTCTGCTGAAGTGTGCTAATAAGCTGAAAACCTTGAAATATCATCCGAGCTGTCATCGCGTTGTCACGCGCGACTGACCAATTGACGATCAGACAACCAGCGAGTTAAACTAAATGGATATCCAAATCCCAATTCAATATGGCCTTCAAGCTCTATTATGTCAAGAAGATTACGGCCCATGGGATTGGAGATTCGGGCCACCACCTTCTGCTTTACTGGCGGCCAACAACTCACTATCTTGAATGCAGTGAGGGAATAACCTAACTATGTGGCGTATATTTTCCTTTCTAATCATCTGTTGCTTCTCGGTGGGGGCTGTCGTATGGCCGTCCGGAGTGCATGCCCAACGCCGCAGTAGCAGCCTCAATGTCCCCAATCAATATGACCCGTTCTACAGTTCGGGCCGTCTCGTCGGTCAGGATCGGCTTTACTCAGAGATCGATTCTGCCTACATAGCGGTTCCACTCGACAGTATCCGGCCGCTGTACCCCGTCAAAGCTTTGCAGAAGCGGGTTGGCGGCTGGGTCTGGATCAAGATCAAAATGAGCCCGGAGGGTGTCCCACAGCAAACAGAGATCGTCGCTTGTCATCCGGAGTGGTTTGACTTCGAACCAGCGGCCGTGAAAGCAGTCAAACAGGCCCGATTCCAGCCGCCTCCGAATAC from bacterium encodes:
- the groL gene encoding chaperonin GroEL (60 kDa chaperone family; promotes refolding of misfolded polypeptides especially under stressful conditions; forms two stacked rings of heptamers to form a barrel-shaped 14mer; ends can be capped by GroES; misfolded proteins enter the barrel where they are refolded when GroES binds); protein product: MAKQIEYDTNARTRLKQGVDKLADAVKVTLGPRGRNVAIEKKFGSPTITKDGVTVAKEIELEDHFENMGAQMVREVASKTSDVAGDGTTTATLIAQAIFREGLKSVTAGYNPMSIKRGIDIAVTAVTNEIKKMSKPVSGRQEISNVGTISANNDRHIGDLIAEAMEKVGKDGVITVEESKSAETKLEVVEGMQFDRGYVSPYFVTDPDSMETIMEDALILIHDKKIASMKDLLPVLEKVAQSGRQLLIIAEDIEGEALATLVVNKLRGTLKVAAVKAPGFGDRRKAMLEDIATLTGGRVISEELGFKLENAVMTDLGRAKKITIDKDNTTIVEGNGKKEDIKARIGQIRKQIEDTTSDYDREKLQERLAKLAGGVAVINVGAATETEMKEKKARVEDALHATRAAVEEGIVPGGGVALLRTIKALDSVKATDEEMVGVKIIRRAIEEPLRQIAINAGVEGSVVLNRVMAEKDAFGYNADTDSFEDLMKAGVIDPTKVTRTALENAASIAGLLLTTEAVIADKPEEKKGGGMPQMPGGGMGDMY
- a CDS encoding bacteriohemerythrin; its protein translation is MAFINWNDKLSVQVAAMDQQHQQLVGLVNKLHDVMMSGRTRDHVGPILTELVSYTKKHFVAEEGFMLAIKYPGYDAHKKLHDDLTKKVVEFQQRLEKGELVTPNTLLNFLHLWLVNHIQEEDSAYGKFATKNQSAVKV
- a CDS encoding class I SAM-dependent methyltransferase, whose amino-acid sequence is MVPDSKSVEGHVEHHYAHGDTLALIIQALNEHGKDLNQLTQEDLAPVDEFHVRGREGTVELAERIEWTPGMNLLDVGCGIGGSSRFLANRYGAKVTGIDLTHEYVEVATNLTKMVRMEEGIDYKQGSALALPFAENSFDVVWTEHVQMNIESKRQFYGEIARVLKPGGKFLFHDIFRQGDEPPAYPMPWADDPSISFLTSPEYASAIIESSRLRIVQWEDTTLKALEWFEQRSAMAKQASGPLLTPLILMTGDARLKMENLRHCLGDNRICTIQGVAEKLPFA
- the groES gene encoding co-chaperone GroES, coding for MQIHPLADRVVVRPFQEQETKRGGIIIPDTAKEKPMEGEIIEVGPGRTSDEGKRTPLEVKKGDRVLYGKYSGTEVTVNGEEYLIMRESDIFAVIQKS